One Triticum dicoccoides isolate Atlit2015 ecotype Zavitan chromosome 5B, WEW_v2.0, whole genome shotgun sequence genomic window carries:
- the LOC119306123 gene encoding peroxidase 2-like, whose protein sequence is MATKLAAIIVLAAFLAGPAACEGASICFNGWMRLPTFNPRLCARGPRVNRWQRGASPAGLGLSYGYYDNRRSTSYCPRAEGIVRGAVREAVAANPGIGAGLIRLFFHDCFVRGCDASVLLTTTNSKNSDTEREGPPNKNSLRGFEVIDAAKAAIEAACPSRVSCADIVAFSARDASYFLSNRRINVPMPGGRYDGRESFANETDQLPGPFSNVTELQASFAAKGLTFNEMVTLSGAHTIGRASCRFFSSRFPEMEPAFAAKLRAQCNGNDNTNVNQDDVTPDVLDKQYYRNVIDRKVLFTSDAVLNSTETMTQVIENANRAGTWERKFEKAMENMGKIGIKTRGDQGAEIRKVCSRVNN, encoded by the exons ATGGCGACCAAGCTCGCAGCGATCATCGTCTTGGCCGCGTTCCTCGCCGGGCCGGCGGCGTGCGAGGGCGCCAGCATTTGCTTCAACGGTTGGATGAGGTTACCCACCTTCAACCCGCGGCTCTGTGCTCGCGGCCCCAGGGTGAACCGCTGGCAGCGGGGGGCTTCTCCCGCGGGGTTAGGACTCAGCTACGGCTACTACGACAACAGGAGGTCGACGTCCTACTGCCCCAGGGCGGAAGGGATCGTGAGGGGTGCCGTGAGGGAGGCCGTGGCCGCCAACCCTGGCATTGGTGCGGGCCTCATCCGTCTCttcttccacgactgcttcgtTCGG GGGTGCGATGCTTCCGTCCTCCTCACCACGACCAACTCCAAGAACAGCGACACGGAGAGGGAAGGCCCTCCCAACAAGAACAGCCTTCGTGGGTTCGAGGTGATCGACGCGGCCAAGGCGGCGATCGAGGCCGCCTGCCCCAGCAGGGTCTCATGCGCCGACATCGTCGCCTTCTCCGCCCGCGACGCGTCCTACTTCCTCAGCAACCGTAGGATCAACGTCCCGATGCCGGGCGGCCGCTACGACGGGCGCGAGTCCTTCGCCAACGAGACCGACCAGCTGCCCGGGCCCTTCTCCAACGTCACGGAGCTCCAGGCGAGTTTCGCGGCCAAGGGGCTCACCTTCAACGAGATGGTCACGCTCTCCGGCGCGCACACCATCGGCCGCGCCAGCTGCAGGTTCTTCTCCAGCCGCTTCCCTGAGATGGAGCCGGCATTTGCCGCCAAGCTCAGGGCCCAATGCAACGGCAACGACAACACCAACGTGAACCAAGATGATGTGACCCCCGATGTCCTGGACAAGCAGTACTACCGGAACGTGATCGACAGGAAAGTGCTCTTCACCtcggacgccgtgctcaactcgacGGAAACGATGACGCAGGTAATAGAAAACGCGAACAGGGCAGGGACGTGGGAGAGAAAGTTCGAGAAAGCCATGGAGAATATGGGAAAAATCGGGATCAAGACCAGAGGCGACCAAGGCGCAGAGATCAGAAAGGTATGCTCGAGAGTCAACAACTAG